A single region of the Pontibacter kalidii genome encodes:
- a CDS encoding beta-N-acetylhexosaminidase, with protein sequence MKNRPTLLVLYFLLGVILPLQAQQVSIIPQPVSLELKEGYFILDAHTSIQFKRGDKELAALATYFANHVREVSGYTLPLNKKKAKAVRFELGSMADLGAEGYKLSVSPEAILVKGNSPAGVFYGLQSLLQTLPAVRTNEALQVPAMEISDEPRFGWRGMMLDVSRHFYTVEAVKEFIDLMALYKMNTFHWHLTDNEGWRLEIKKYPKLTSVGAWRKEIPGSVYYKPDSTYQKPLTGKPYTYGGYYTQEQAKEVVAYAKARHITVIPEIDIPGHSGAALTAYPEFSCERHRQQAPTSALWNGVTDPANVNLNYCAGNDSTFLFLQDVLDEVRAIFPAEYIHIGGDEVDKSYWKKCPRCQARMAAEGLENEEELQSYFIRRMEKYLLAHNKKLLGWDEILEGGLAPSATVMSWRGEKGGIEAAKQNHYVVMTPSDPLYFNRYQAGPEGEPFAAKYSINTLERVYQYNPHPEALTPDEHKYVLGAQANIWTEFISSVAHLEYMLLPRLPAIAEALWTPLEKKDFNSFVNRLNSWHFPGWEAKGIRFHPQYYQSQTHEGNREVEPKPVK encoded by the coding sequence ATGAAAAACAGGCCAACCCTACTGGTTTTATACTTTCTGCTCGGGGTGATACTTCCGCTGCAGGCGCAGCAGGTGAGCATTATTCCGCAGCCGGTAAGCCTGGAGCTGAAGGAGGGCTATTTTATACTTGATGCCCATACCTCCATCCAGTTTAAGCGGGGTGACAAAGAGCTGGCGGCCCTGGCAACGTACTTCGCCAACCATGTCAGAGAGGTGTCTGGCTATACCTTGCCTTTGAACAAAAAGAAGGCAAAGGCGGTCCGGTTTGAGCTGGGAAGTATGGCAGACTTGGGAGCGGAAGGATACAAACTGAGCGTGTCGCCCGAGGCCATCCTTGTTAAAGGAAACAGTCCGGCGGGCGTGTTCTACGGGTTGCAGTCGCTGCTCCAGACCTTGCCGGCCGTGCGCACCAACGAGGCCTTGCAGGTGCCTGCTATGGAAATCTCCGATGAGCCGCGCTTTGGCTGGAGAGGCATGATGCTGGACGTGAGCCGCCATTTCTACACCGTGGAGGCTGTCAAGGAGTTTATCGATTTGATGGCGCTCTACAAAATGAACACCTTCCACTGGCACCTGACCGATAACGAAGGCTGGCGATTGGAAATCAAGAAATACCCGAAGCTGACCTCGGTGGGAGCCTGGCGAAAGGAGATTCCGGGCAGCGTGTACTATAAACCCGACTCTACCTATCAGAAACCCCTTACCGGCAAGCCCTATACCTACGGTGGCTACTATACCCAGGAGCAGGCCAAAGAGGTGGTGGCTTATGCCAAAGCCCGCCACATTACGGTGATCCCTGAAATTGATATTCCCGGCCACTCGGGTGCGGCGCTGACAGCTTATCCGGAATTCTCCTGCGAGCGCCACCGGCAGCAGGCACCCACCTCCGCCCTGTGGAACGGCGTGACAGACCCTGCCAACGTGAACCTGAACTACTGCGCCGGCAACGACAGCACTTTCCTGTTTCTGCAGGACGTGCTCGATGAAGTGAGAGCGATCTTTCCGGCAGAGTACATCCATATCGGCGGCGATGAGGTGGACAAGTCGTACTGGAAGAAATGCCCGCGCTGCCAGGCACGCATGGCGGCAGAAGGATTAGAGAACGAAGAAGAACTGCAGAGCTATTTTATCCGGCGCATGGAAAAATACCTGCTGGCACACAACAAAAAGCTCCTGGGCTGGGACGAGATCCTGGAAGGCGGATTGGCCCCATCGGCCACGGTAATGAGCTGGCGCGGGGAAAAGGGCGGTATTGAGGCAGCCAAGCAGAACCACTACGTGGTGATGACGCCCAGCGACCCCCTCTACTTTAACCGCTACCAGGCTGGTCCGGAAGGCGAGCCCTTTGCGGCCAAGTACTCCATCAACACCCTCGAAAGGGTGTACCAGTATAACCCGCACCCGGAGGCCTTAACGCCAGACGAGCATAAGTATGTGCTGGGCGCGCAGGCCAACATCTGGACCGAGTTTATCTCTTCGGTAGCGCACCTGGAGTACATGCTTTTGCCGCGCCTGCCTGCCATTGCCGAAGCCCTCTGGACGCCCCTGGAAAAGAAAGACTTTAACAGTTTTGTGAACCGTCTGAACAGCTGGCATTTCCCGGGTTGGGAGGCCAAAGGCATCCGCTTCCACCCGCAGTACTACCAGAGCCAAACGCACGAAGGCAACCGCGAGGTGGAGCCGAAGCCGGTGAAGTAG
- a CDS encoding beta-N-acetylhexosaminidase, which produces MKKLLYLLLLVCLAAFEAGAQEINIIPRPNKIELAKGQFALGSAKAIQYTSGAEKEADFLQKALQEKYNLSLEANAGKGKKNTISLELDKKLSKDLGKEGYRLTATPTQVTIKAATEAGIHYGIQSLLQALHTSEGKFMPAVAIEDKPRFEWRALHLDEARHFKGKEEVKLLLDEMARLKMNVFHWHLVDDQGWRIEIKKYPKLTEVGSVRKSTAVGEKKWNSNKQSGEPHSGFYTQEEIKELVAYAAERHINVVPEIEMPGHASAAIAAYPWLGTDNQKIEVPVKFGRFYDIYDVTNPKVQEFLQDVLQEVFALFPSKVIHIGGDEVGYEAWEKSKQVNAYMKEHDIKTYADLQVHFTNNISKYIEQNGRRMMGWNEIMGINIHHDFEEKKADANAETELAKNVVVHFWKGDVELITQAASQGYQLVNSLHSMTYLDYDYKSIPLQKAYSFDPVPQELAKEYHQNIIGTGSQMWSEWIPTRGEMHYQVFPRLAAYAEVGWTQPQNKNYEQFRNALLPLLQVWEARGIHFAPLSDAEEQKKNQ; this is translated from the coding sequence ATGAAAAAACTTCTATACCTTCTCCTCTTAGTTTGCCTGGCCGCGTTTGAGGCCGGTGCGCAGGAAATCAACATCATTCCCAGGCCAAACAAAATCGAACTGGCAAAGGGACAGTTCGCACTTGGCAGCGCCAAAGCCATCCAGTATACTTCCGGAGCAGAAAAGGAGGCCGATTTCCTCCAAAAAGCATTGCAGGAGAAGTATAACCTATCACTCGAGGCTAACGCCGGCAAGGGTAAGAAGAACACGATCAGCTTGGAGCTGGATAAGAAGCTGTCCAAAGACCTGGGCAAAGAAGGGTATAGACTGACCGCAACGCCGACGCAGGTGACCATCAAGGCAGCCACGGAAGCGGGCATCCACTACGGTATTCAGAGCCTGCTGCAGGCCCTCCATACTTCTGAAGGCAAATTTATGCCGGCGGTGGCCATAGAAGACAAGCCACGGTTCGAATGGCGCGCCTTGCACCTGGATGAGGCCCGTCACTTCAAAGGAAAAGAGGAGGTGAAGCTGCTGCTTGACGAGATGGCCCGCCTGAAAATGAACGTTTTCCACTGGCACCTGGTGGATGATCAGGGCTGGCGCATCGAGATCAAAAAATACCCGAAACTGACGGAGGTTGGCTCAGTTAGAAAAAGCACGGCCGTAGGGGAGAAGAAGTGGAACAGCAACAAGCAATCCGGGGAGCCGCACAGCGGATTTTATACTCAGGAGGAGATAAAAGAACTGGTAGCCTATGCCGCCGAGCGCCACATCAACGTGGTGCCGGAGATCGAGATGCCGGGCCACGCCAGTGCGGCCATTGCCGCTTACCCCTGGCTGGGCACGGACAATCAGAAGATAGAGGTACCGGTAAAATTCGGCCGCTTCTACGACATCTACGACGTGACTAATCCTAAAGTACAGGAGTTCCTCCAGGACGTGCTGCAGGAGGTATTCGCGCTGTTCCCCTCCAAGGTAATCCATATCGGCGGGGACGAAGTGGGCTACGAAGCCTGGGAGAAATCGAAGCAGGTAAACGCCTACATGAAGGAGCACGACATCAAGACTTACGCTGATTTGCAGGTGCATTTCACCAACAACATCTCGAAGTATATTGAGCAGAACGGCCGCCGCATGATGGGTTGGAACGAGATCATGGGGATTAACATCCACCATGACTTCGAGGAGAAAAAAGCAGATGCCAATGCCGAAACCGAGCTGGCCAAAAACGTGGTGGTGCATTTCTGGAAAGGCGATGTGGAGCTGATCACGCAGGCTGCCTCCCAAGGTTACCAGCTGGTGAACTCGCTGCACTCGATGACCTACCTGGACTATGACTACAAATCTATCCCGCTGCAGAAAGCCTACAGCTTCGATCCGGTGCCGCAGGAGCTGGCCAAAGAGTATCATCAGAACATCATCGGCACAGGCTCCCAGATGTGGAGTGAGTGGATCCCGACGCGAGGCGAAATGCACTATCAGGTGTTCCCGCGCCTGGCCGCCTACGCCGAAGTGGGCTGGACGCAGCCACAGAACAAAAACTACGAGCAGTTCCGAAACGCGCTGTTGCCGCTCCTGCAAGTATGGGAAGCCCGGGGCATTCATTTTGCCCCGCTCTCAGACGCGGAAGAACAGAAGAAGAATCAGTAA
- a CDS encoding beta-N-acetylhexosaminidase family protein — translation MLTLIQRSFAAFLLLISFAATAQQIVPQPQQATINQQRFTPVHAYKVKGLKKDAATLALLKTVVPVAEKGKSLPLKVKKLRKGEPQLQRSGAYRLEISPEEITIEAFDDRSVFYAVQTLSQLVQKERNGSISLPEATITDYPDVAYRGTVEGFYGEPWSHQDRLEQLRFYGKLKLNTYIYGPKDDPYHSSPNWRKPYPPQEEEQLKEVVQEAKRNKVDFVWAIHPGKDIQWNQADSSAIITKFNQMYDLGVRAFAVFFDDISGAGTDARMQANLLNFIQRQFIQKKKDVAPLIMCPTEYNKGWANKEPGTYLDILGEQLDPAIHVMWTGNTVVHDITKEGLEWVNKRIQRPAYVWWNFPVSDYVRNHLLMGPSYGIDTEAKYDMSGFVSNPMDKAEASKVAIFGVALYSWNMQAYDPQQAWEAANQYVMPEAPVAFRTFNAHNSDPGPNGHRYRRDESVEIKPYIEAFLETYQNGLHPSAAEANRIKQEFESIAKAPSEIRSKSQNKRLVEQLSPWLLQFEQLGKAGSHAIDMVNNRMNLNPAAAWAEYLRLEAVLDSMATVDATLNQNPYQPGVKTGSLVLMPFVEEVFKITGNHFVGENQSVASINTDVPTSYSQSQRLATQPLLYNNNGIAYSPMLEVAYLDSGEYIGFKPSEALQAQALYFNLSNNNLLNWGVFETSKDGKVWTKAETTAERGKGSIAFTDPGIKYVRFRNASDKRQNFYLKELRLKVKPVAGANESVFAHDKSINTYQTLTSQQPVTVTLPKELRGAGLVILLKNDGANYTITAPGRNGKQQTIYSGNGSYIRIDSSKLKNVSKLTFSTESKQPVRIYELVKQEPAS, via the coding sequence CCCCAATTGCAGCGCTCCGGTGCTTACCGGCTGGAGATCTCGCCGGAAGAGATAACTATTGAGGCCTTCGACGACCGCTCGGTTTTCTATGCCGTGCAGACGCTGTCGCAGCTGGTGCAGAAAGAGCGGAACGGAAGTATAAGCTTGCCCGAAGCCACCATCACCGATTACCCGGATGTAGCGTACCGTGGCACGGTGGAGGGGTTTTATGGGGAGCCCTGGAGTCATCAGGACCGCCTGGAGCAGCTGCGCTTTTACGGCAAACTCAAGCTCAACACTTACATCTACGGCCCCAAGGACGATCCGTACCATTCCTCTCCAAACTGGCGCAAGCCATACCCTCCGCAGGAGGAGGAGCAGCTAAAAGAAGTGGTGCAGGAAGCAAAACGCAACAAGGTGGATTTTGTGTGGGCCATCCATCCGGGCAAAGACATTCAGTGGAACCAGGCCGACAGCAGCGCCATCATCACGAAGTTTAACCAGATGTATGATCTGGGCGTGCGTGCGTTTGCGGTTTTCTTCGATGACATCTCCGGCGCCGGAACGGATGCCAGGATGCAGGCTAACCTGCTCAACTTCATCCAGCGCCAGTTCATCCAAAAGAAAAAGGACGTGGCGCCGCTGATCATGTGCCCCACCGAGTACAACAAAGGCTGGGCGAATAAAGAACCGGGCACCTATCTCGACATCCTGGGCGAGCAGCTCGACCCGGCCATTCACGTGATGTGGACAGGCAACACCGTGGTGCACGACATTACCAAAGAAGGACTGGAATGGGTGAACAAGCGCATCCAGCGCCCAGCTTATGTGTGGTGGAATTTCCCGGTGAGCGATTACGTGCGTAACCACCTGCTCATGGGCCCATCCTATGGCATCGACACCGAGGCGAAGTATGATATGTCGGGCTTTGTGTCGAACCCGATGGACAAGGCGGAGGCCTCGAAGGTGGCGATCTTTGGCGTGGCGTTGTATAGCTGGAACATGCAAGCCTACGATCCGCAGCAGGCCTGGGAGGCAGCTAACCAATATGTGATGCCGGAGGCGCCGGTGGCCTTCCGCACCTTCAACGCCCACAACAGCGATCCAGGGCCGAACGGCCACCGCTACCGCCGCGATGAGTCGGTAGAGATCAAACCTTATATCGAAGCGTTCCTGGAAACCTATCAAAACGGGCTGCACCCTTCAGCGGCGGAAGCCAACAGGATAAAACAAGAGTTTGAAAGTATAGCCAAGGCCCCTTCCGAAATCCGAAGCAAAAGTCAGAACAAGCGCCTGGTAGAGCAGCTGTCGCCGTGGCTGCTGCAGTTCGAGCAGCTGGGCAAAGCCGGTAGCCATGCGATAGATATGGTAAATAACCGTATGAACCTGAACCCTGCCGCCGCCTGGGCCGAGTACCTGCGCCTGGAGGCTGTGCTGGATAGTATGGCTACTGTGGATGCCACCCTCAACCAGAATCCTTACCAGCCTGGCGTTAAAACCGGCTCGCTGGTGCTCATGCCTTTTGTGGAGGAGGTTTTCAAAATAACCGGCAACCATTTCGTGGGCGAAAATCAAAGTGTAGCAAGTATAAATACCGATGTCCCCACAAGCTACAGCCAGTCTCAGCGGTTGGCCACCCAACCACTGCTCTACAACAACAACGGCATTGCCTACTCGCCCATGCTGGAGGTGGCCTACCTGGATAGCGGCGAGTACATCGGTTTTAAACCGTCGGAGGCCTTGCAGGCGCAGGCTTTATACTTTAACCTGAGCAACAATAACCTGCTGAATTGGGGCGTTTTTGAGACCTCCAAAGACGGGAAAGTATGGACGAAAGCCGAAACAACAGCAGAGCGCGGCAAAGGAAGTATAGCTTTCACTGACCCAGGTATAAAGTATGTGCGTTTCCGTAACGCCTCCGATAAACGGCAGAATTTTTACCTGAAGGAGCTTCGTCTGAAGGTGAAGCCTGTTGCCGGAGCGAACGAGTCGGTTTTTGCCCATGACAAAAGTATAAACACCTATCAGACCCTGACCAGCCAGCAGCCGGTGACGGTAACGCTGCCAAAGGAACTGAGAGGAGCTGGCCTAGTCATCTTGCTGAAAAACGACGGTGCCAACTATACGATCACTGCACCCGGCAGAAACGGAAAGCAGCAAACCATTTACAGCGGCAACGGCAGCTACATCCGGATCGATAGCAGCAAACTCAAGAATGTGTCGAAGCTCACTTTCTCGACCGAAAGCAAGCAGCCGGTGCGCATTTACGAGCTGGTAAAGCAGGAACCAGCCAGTTAA